One Niallia circulans DNA segment encodes these proteins:
- a CDS encoding DUF975 family protein, whose translation MKNNWGMAVLVWFILAIGNVLVFIIFFSINLFIPFLFDIPVKETSNLPLTTVLSFAGGVVSLLLIPLSISITWFFLDIARRNSPRISEVLKPYNNIILLLKMIKLAIAQIVLIILWSFLFVIPGIIKGIPYSQAFYLLKDHPEYTIFEALAESRRRMHGYKWRYFMLNLSFIGWGIVVSFTSGIGSLWLSPYLLTTQGVFYDKYIA comes from the coding sequence TTGAAGAATAATTGGGGAATGGCTGTGTTAGTTTGGTTTATTTTAGCTATAGGTAATGTGTTAGTATTTATTATTTTCTTTTCAATTAATTTATTTATACCCTTTCTATTTGATATACCCGTGAAAGAGACTTCTAATTTACCATTAACAACAGTACTTTCCTTTGCAGGGGGAGTGGTATCTTTGCTGCTGATACCATTATCTATTTCTATCACCTGGTTTTTTTTAGATATTGCAAGGCGGAATTCACCGCGGATTAGCGAAGTATTAAAACCGTACAATAATATAATTTTACTTTTAAAGATGATAAAATTAGCGATTGCTCAAATAGTACTCATAATTCTATGGTCGTTCCTTTTCGTAATACCAGGAATTATAAAAGGAATTCCCTATTCTCAAGCGTTTTATTTGCTTAAAGATCATCCAGAATACACGATATTTGAAGCACTTGCAGAAAGCAGGAGGCGGATGCACGGTTATAAGTGGAGGTACTTCATGTTGAATCTTAGTTTTATTGGATGGGGAATTGTTGTCAGCTTTACTTCAGGGATAGGCAGTCTTT